From Mesorhizobium sp. Pch-S:
CCGGCCGGCGCGATGCACGCGAGGTTCTCAAGGTTCTAGCCGCCGCTTTCCGGAGTGCTGCGGGACGGTGACGAGCCCTTGCGGCGACTGCTGTGTGGTTCATCTGGCAGCCATCCTGATCGGGTAAGGAGGTGGGGCTGACGGAGAACCGAAATGAGCCACCGCGTCGACCGCGATATCGACAAGATCTATCCGAGACAGGAATTCGTCGCCAAGCTGCGCCGACTGGCAGATGCGCTCGAAACCGAGAAACGGTTCGAGATCAGCATCGGCGGTGAGAGAATCCGCGTTCCCGCCGGGGCGGTGGCAAGCATCGAACACGAACGCGGCGGAGACGAAGAAGAGATCGAATTCCAGCTTCGCTGGCGCAATGAGGCTGCCGGAGACGAAAATGCCTCCGGCAGGTAGTCCATCGCCAGGATGCCTCAGGCCTTCTTGTTCTGCCGGTTGCTGACGAGATCGTCGACGACGGCAGGATCGGCCAGCGTCGAGGTGTCGCCAAGCGCGCCGAAATCGTCTTCGGCGATCTTGCGCAGGATCCGGCGCATGATCTTGCCGGACCGCGTCTTGGGCAGGCCCGGCGCGAACTGGATCTTGTCGGGCGAGGCGATCGCGCCGATCTCCTTGCGCACATGCGCGATCAGTTCCTTGCGCAGGTCCTCCGTCGGCTCCACACCCGCCATCAGCGTGACATAGGAGTAGATGCCCTGCCCCTTGATGTCATGCGGGTAGCCGACGACAGCCGCTTCCGAAACCTTGTCATGGGCGACGAGTGCCGATTCCACCTCGGCTGTGCCCATGCGGTGGCCCGACACGTTGATGACGTCGTCGACGCGCCCGGTGATCCAGTAGTAGCCGTCCTCGTCGCGACGGCAGCCATCGCCGGTGAAATATTTGCCCTTGTAGGTCGAGAAGTAGGTCTGCACGAAGCGCTCATGGTCGCCATAGACGGTGCGCATCTGACCCGGCCAGGAATCGGTGATGCACAGATTGCCGTCTGCTGCACCCTCCAGCACCTTGCCGTCATTGTCGACCAGTTGCGGTTTGACGCCGAAGAACGGCCGCGTCGCCGAACCGGCCTTGAGGTCGGTCGCGCCAGGCAGCGGCGTGATCAGGATGCCGCCGGTCTCGGTCTGCCACCAGGTGTCGACGATCGGCACCTTCTTTTCGCCGACGACGTTGAAGTACCATTCCCAAGCCTCCGGATTGATCGGCTCGCCGACCGAACCCAGGACGCGCAGGCTCTTGCGCGAGGTCTTCTTCACCGGTGCCTCGCCGGCACCCATCAGCGCGCGGATGGCGGTCGGAGCGGTGTAGAAGATGTTGACGTTGTGCTTGTCGACCACCTCCCAGAAGCGCGATACCGACGGATAGTTCGGCACACCCTCGAACATCAGCGTGGTGGCCCCGTTGGCGAGCGGGCCGTAGAGGATGTAGCTGTGGCCC
This genomic window contains:
- a CDS encoding amphi-Trp domain-containing protein; amino-acid sequence: MSHRVDRDIDKIYPRQEFVAKLRRLADALETEKRFEISIGGERIRVPAGAVASIEHERGGDEEEIEFQLRWRNEAAGDENASGR
- the acs gene encoding acetate--CoA ligase, with the translated sequence MTEAKVHRVQPAWKKHALIDNETYVKWYAESVKNPDKFWGKHGKRLDWFKPYTKVKNTSFDGKVSIKWFEDGQLNVSHNCIDRHLKKRGDQVAIIWEGDNPYDDKKITYNELHEHVSRLANVMKKHGVKKGDRVTIYMPMIPEAAYAMLACTRIGAVHSVVFGGFSPDALAGRIVDAASTFVITADEGLRGGKSIPLKENTDKAIEIAAKQKTAVKSVVVVRRTGGKIGWVEGRDLWYHDEVRTVKAECKPEKMKAEDPLFILYTSGSTGKPKGVLHTTGGYLVYASMTHQYVFDYHDGDIYWCTADVGWVTGHSYILYGPLANGATTLMFEGVPNYPSVSRFWEVVDKHNVNIFYTAPTAIRALMGAGEAPVKKTSRKSLRVLGSVGEPINPEAWEWYFNVVGEKKVPIVDTWWQTETGGILITPLPGATDLKAGSATRPFFGVKPQLVDNDGKVLEGAADGNLCITDSWPGQMRTVYGDHERFVQTYFSTYKGKYFTGDGCRRDEDGYYWITGRVDDVINVSGHRMGTAEVESALVAHDKVSEAAVVGYPHDIKGQGIYSYVTLMAGVEPTEDLRKELIAHVRKEIGAIASPDKIQFAPGLPKTRSGKIMRRILRKIAEDDFGALGDTSTLADPAVVDDLVSNRQNKKA